The Streptomyces sp. NBC_00440 genome contains a region encoding:
- a CDS encoding beta-ketoacyl-ACP synthase III codes for MIFARRTTAPSPERIARLIGLGSYLPQRKVSNADLMSRLDTTDEWIRTRIGIAERRIAGPATATSDLAVEAGLRAMKSAKAEHVDAVILATATPDHHVPGTAPLVAHRLGLRQVPAFDIGAGCSGFVYATTVAAGLIHAGTAGTVLVIGAEKMSAVIDPADRSTAPIFGDGAGAVVLTTGRADEPGALGPAAWGSDGEHADAIHIPDGGSRRPSHTTGDLKNQYVHMKGNEVFRHAVRRIAQVTQESATAAGWAVQDIDRLIVHQANARISAAVAGKLGIPPERVPSNIAHVGNTSAASVPLLLSHSALDGQLKAGQRVLVTSFGAGFTWAATTLLWPVGLQALA; via the coding sequence TTGATCTTCGCACGCAGAACCACGGCACCGTCGCCGGAACGTATTGCACGGCTGATCGGCCTGGGGTCCTACCTGCCGCAGCGCAAGGTGAGCAACGCCGACTTGATGTCACGCTTGGACACCACGGACGAATGGATCCGCACCCGTATCGGCATTGCCGAGCGACGCATCGCCGGTCCAGCGACGGCCACCAGTGATCTGGCGGTAGAGGCAGGGCTACGGGCGATGAAATCGGCGAAGGCCGAACACGTCGACGCCGTCATCCTGGCCACCGCCACTCCGGACCATCACGTGCCCGGCACCGCGCCTCTGGTGGCCCATCGACTCGGCCTGCGTCAGGTCCCCGCCTTCGACATCGGCGCCGGCTGCTCGGGATTCGTCTACGCAACAACCGTCGCAGCGGGCCTCATCCACGCGGGAACCGCCGGCACCGTTCTGGTCATCGGAGCGGAGAAGATGTCGGCCGTCATCGACCCCGCCGACCGGTCCACCGCGCCGATCTTCGGGGACGGGGCAGGCGCAGTCGTACTCACCACCGGACGCGCCGACGAACCAGGAGCCCTGGGGCCGGCCGCATGGGGCAGCGACGGCGAACACGCGGACGCCATCCACATCCCCGACGGGGGCTCCCGCCGCCCCTCACACACCACCGGCGACCTGAAAAATCAGTACGTACACATGAAAGGCAACGAAGTGTTCCGTCACGCGGTGCGCCGTATCGCCCAGGTGACTCAAGAATCAGCCACGGCAGCGGGATGGGCCGTCCAGGACATCGACAGACTGATCGTCCACCAGGCGAACGCACGCATCAGCGCAGCCGTGGCCGGCAAGCTGGGAATCCCGCCGGAGCGTGTTCCGTCCAACATCGCCCACGTCGGCAACACCTCTGCGGCCTCCGTCCCCCTGCTACTGAGCCACTCCGCGCTCGACGGGCAGCTGAAAGCCGGGCAACGAGTCCTCGTGACCTCTTTCGGAGCAGGCTTCACCTGGGCGGCCACCACTCTGCTGTGGCCGGTCGGCCTTCAGGCTCTCGCCTGA
- a CDS encoding NUDIX hydrolase, protein MATPDFIREIRATAGHQLLLLPGVSAIVFDDEGRVLLNRRADTGKWSIIGGIPEPGEQPADTAVREVHEETAVRCVVERVVLVQALKKIQYPNGDHCQFMDISLLCRATGGVPRVNDDESLDVGWFAVDALPELADFALTRIKRALADGPTWFEPATFAPGPAV, encoded by the coding sequence ATGGCTACTCCTGACTTCATCCGAGAGATCCGGGCCACCGCCGGCCACCAGCTGCTCCTGTTGCCCGGTGTGAGTGCCATCGTCTTCGACGACGAGGGGCGGGTGCTGCTCAACCGGCGCGCCGACACCGGCAAGTGGTCGATCATCGGCGGCATCCCGGAGCCGGGTGAGCAGCCCGCCGACACGGCCGTCCGGGAGGTCCACGAGGAGACGGCCGTACGGTGTGTGGTGGAGCGGGTGGTCCTCGTCCAGGCGCTCAAGAAGATCCAGTACCCGAACGGCGACCACTGCCAGTTCATGGACATCAGCCTGCTCTGCCGGGCGACCGGGGGAGTGCCCCGGGTCAATGACGACGAGTCCCTGGACGTCGGCTGGTTCGCCGTCGACGCTCTCCCGGAGCTGGCCGATTTCGCGCTGACACGGATCAAGCGGGCCCTCGCCGACGGCCCCACCTGGTTCGAACCGGCCACTTTCGCTCCCGGACCCGCTGTCTAG
- a CDS encoding glutamate racemase, protein MKIALMDSGIGLLAAAAAVRRQHPDADLVLSSDPGSMPWGPQTPENITALAMAVARAAAAHRPDALIVACNTASVHALQAIRAALEPDIPVIGTVPAIKPAAADGGSVAIWATPATTGSDYQRALIREFATGADVTEVPCPGLADAVEHADEAAIDAAVAAAAALTPSGVRAVVLGCTHYELVGERIADAVRQHGSPAAELYGSAGAVAAQALRRIGAGSASDSPPGSRLTVLLGGREGPLPTAALTYAEGRLLQAVSPAH, encoded by the coding sequence GTGAAGATCGCGCTCATGGACTCCGGAATCGGCCTGCTCGCGGCCGCCGCCGCGGTACGCCGTCAGCACCCCGACGCCGATCTGGTGCTGTCCAGCGACCCCGGCAGCATGCCGTGGGGCCCGCAGACGCCCGAGAACATCACCGCCCTCGCCATGGCGGTGGCGCGCGCGGCCGCCGCTCACCGGCCGGACGCACTGATCGTCGCCTGCAACACCGCGAGTGTGCACGCCCTGCAGGCCATCCGCGCCGCGCTCGAACCGGACATCCCGGTCATCGGTACGGTGCCCGCCATCAAGCCGGCCGCCGCCGACGGCGGATCCGTCGCGATCTGGGCGACCCCGGCGACCACCGGCAGCGACTACCAGCGCGCGCTGATCCGTGAGTTCGCCACCGGCGCCGACGTCACCGAGGTGCCCTGTCCCGGCCTCGCCGACGCCGTCGAGCACGCCGACGAGGCGGCGATCGACGCGGCCGTGGCCGCGGCAGCGGCGCTCACCCCGTCCGGCGTAAGGGCCGTCGTCCTTGGCTGCACCCATTACGAACTGGTCGGTGAGCGGATCGCCGACGCCGTCCGGCAGCACGGCAGCCCGGCCGCCGAGCTGTACGGCTCGGCCGGGGCCGTGGCCGCCCAGGCCCTGCGCCGCATCGGGGCCGGGTCCGCATCCGACAGCCCTCCCGGCTCCCGGCTGACGGTGCTCCTCGGCGGTCGCGAGGGACCGCTTCCCACCGCCGCACTGACCTACGCGGAAGGGCGTCTGCTCCAGGCCGTCAGCCCCGCTCACTGA
- a CDS encoding prenyltransferase/squalene oxidase repeat-containing protein, producing MRLPAAEQLSPAWPSSYFPAALPAGRSRLLAYVLNRVGADGAVRDTCRSRVLESALALALLDRRGSGHVGARDRMVRYLERHRGSGGLMDAAVAAAALGRGTGHPSPQQALEGIVSRVPDFARTRKRALVHAIFTMLGVDNAGDDGDSRAVDTGTLHPWAAVQAVAVKAILATGEAPVDRDDVTLLVSTQCPGTVWEGNLFIHLSVLHALADVAGMESVVDDGLRTAFTHQREDGGLPFVTDTDTWCTVIAGLALCSADAPREVLHRIAGHLVRVQHANGGWSYTDRAQLSDTDCTTVAVEFLHQLDADVYRAPIRRAVDALIAVRGADGGFPTYGSGTPSEPCMTAAVINALSAQGRHHHVIQAALRFLADRQMPDGSFPPGWSGSRLHTLFRAYLATRSHHRQSPPAVHDMSSRIAGLVRTTQNADGGFGQQNDAPSDAISTAYALIILAGQPDPAPAARAARHLLTQQRSDGGIVSVPDMLGPRPFPYHVPLLTDAFALLALGHLTRRIRPSGVLVPGRRHLLRSTSRTQLADVPAHRPDPVSPSNPPQWRTP from the coding sequence ATGAGACTCCCTGCCGCCGAGCAGCTTTCCCCGGCCTGGCCGTCGTCGTACTTCCCGGCAGCGCTGCCTGCCGGACGTAGTCGTCTGTTGGCGTATGTGCTGAACCGGGTGGGAGCGGACGGTGCCGTGCGAGACACCTGTCGAAGCCGGGTCCTTGAATCCGCACTGGCCCTGGCGCTGCTGGATCGGCGCGGATCCGGCCACGTCGGCGCACGTGACCGCATGGTGCGCTACCTGGAGCGCCACCGGGGCAGTGGAGGTCTGATGGACGCGGCCGTGGCCGCTGCCGCTCTGGGCCGGGGCACTGGGCATCCGTCGCCTCAGCAGGCCCTTGAGGGCATCGTCAGCCGTGTGCCGGACTTCGCACGAACTCGCAAACGTGCCCTGGTACACGCCATCTTCACGATGCTCGGCGTGGACAACGCCGGCGATGACGGTGACTCACGTGCCGTCGATACGGGCACGCTGCATCCGTGGGCTGCTGTGCAGGCCGTTGCCGTGAAAGCGATCCTGGCGACAGGCGAAGCCCCCGTCGACCGGGACGATGTCACCCTGCTGGTGTCCACCCAGTGCCCGGGAACTGTGTGGGAGGGAAACCTCTTCATCCACCTGTCGGTGCTGCATGCCCTGGCCGACGTGGCCGGCATGGAGAGCGTCGTCGACGACGGACTGCGCACCGCTTTCACGCACCAGCGGGAGGACGGCGGCCTGCCCTTCGTCACGGACACCGATACATGGTGCACCGTCATCGCGGGCCTTGCCCTGTGCAGCGCCGACGCGCCACGTGAGGTACTGCACCGTATCGCCGGGCACCTCGTGCGCGTCCAGCACGCGAACGGCGGCTGGTCCTACACCGACCGCGCTCAGCTCTCCGACACGGACTGCACCACCGTCGCTGTCGAATTCCTGCACCAGCTGGATGCGGACGTCTACCGCGCCCCGATTCGGCGCGCTGTGGACGCACTGATCGCGGTCCGCGGCGCCGACGGCGGATTCCCCACCTACGGATCAGGCACTCCCTCCGAGCCGTGCATGACCGCCGCCGTGATCAACGCGCTCAGCGCCCAGGGCCGCCACCATCACGTCATCCAGGCCGCTCTGCGCTTTCTCGCCGACCGCCAGATGCCTGACGGGTCCTTTCCCCCGGGCTGGAGCGGCAGCCGCCTGCACACCCTCTTCAGGGCGTACCTCGCCACTCGCTCCCATCACCGGCAGTCCCCACCGGCCGTCCATGACATGAGCAGCCGGATCGCCGGCCTGGTGCGGACCACGCAGAACGCGGACGGCGGCTTCGGACAGCAGAACGACGCCCCGAGCGATGCCATCAGCACCGCCTACGCCCTGATCATCCTGGCCGGGCAGCCCGACCCTGCTCCCGCTGCGCGCGCCGCCCGCCACCTGCTCACCCAACAGCGTTCCGACGGCGGCATCGTGTCCGTTCCCGACATGCTCGGCCCGCGCCCCTTCCCGTACCACGTCCCTCTGCTGACCGACGCGTTCGCCCTGCTCGCCCTGGGCCACCTCACCCGACGCATCCGGCCGTCAGGCGTCCTCGTGCCGGGCCGCCGGCATCTCCTCCGCTCCACGTCCAGGACGCAGCTCGCGGATGTTCCTGCTCACCGGCCCGACCCTGTCTCCCCGTCGAACCCACCACAGTGGAGAACCCCGTGA
- a CDS encoding glycosyltransferase: protein MSAIAWIAVCSLAVWMWLLLGQGFFWRTDQRLPPRAAPAVWPSVAVIVPARDEAGVLPLSLPSLLAQDYPGEAEIFLVDDGSSDGTGELAARLSARHGGLPLTVVSPGEPEPGWTGKLWALRYGIGIARARQPEYLLLTDADIAHEPDSLRELVAAASSAGLDLVSQMARLRVASFWERQVVPAFVYFFAQLYPFRWINRPGARTAAAAGGCVLLRADAAERAGVPESIRQAVIDDVSLARAVQRSGGRIWLGLAERVDSVRPYPGLGDLWRMVSRSAYAQLRHSLLLLTGTVLGLALIYLAPPLTLVAGLLWRDAPAAWAGGLAWLVMAGSYLPMLRYYRQSPLLAPALPFTALLYLLMTVDSAVQHYRGRGAAWKGRTYSKPEPEPGPGAAGAADAGTGPGLPPGAAQDL, encoded by the coding sequence ATGAGCGCCATTGCCTGGATCGCCGTGTGTTCGCTGGCCGTGTGGATGTGGCTGCTGCTGGGCCAGGGGTTCTTCTGGCGGACGGACCAGCGCCTGCCACCGCGCGCCGCCCCTGCCGTCTGGCCGTCCGTGGCGGTGATCGTGCCGGCCAGGGACGAGGCCGGGGTCCTGCCGCTGAGCCTTCCCTCGCTGCTGGCCCAGGACTATCCCGGCGAAGCCGAGATCTTCCTGGTCGACGACGGGAGCTCCGACGGCACCGGAGAGCTGGCCGCACGGCTGTCGGCACGCCACGGCGGCCTCCCGCTGACCGTCGTCTCCCCCGGTGAGCCGGAGCCCGGCTGGACGGGGAAGCTGTGGGCGCTGCGGTACGGGATCGGGATCGCGCGTGCGCGGCAGCCCGAATATCTGCTGCTGACGGACGCCGACATCGCCCATGAGCCGGACAGCCTGCGCGAGTTGGTGGCCGCCGCGAGTTCGGCCGGGCTCGATCTGGTGTCCCAGATGGCGCGGCTGCGCGTCGCGAGTTTCTGGGAGCGGCAGGTCGTGCCCGCGTTCGTGTACTTCTTCGCCCAGCTGTACCCGTTCCGCTGGATCAACCGGCCGGGGGCCCGTACAGCGGCCGCCGCCGGGGGCTGCGTGCTGCTGCGGGCCGATGCGGCGGAGCGGGCCGGTGTCCCCGAGTCCATCAGACAGGCGGTGATCGACGACGTGTCGCTGGCCCGCGCGGTGCAGCGCAGTGGCGGCCGCATCTGGCTGGGGCTCGCCGAGCGGGTGGACAGCGTGCGCCCCTATCCGGGGCTCGGTGACCTGTGGCGGATGGTCTCGCGCAGCGCGTACGCCCAGCTCCGGCACAGCCTCCTGCTGCTCACCGGCACGGTGCTCGGCCTCGCGCTGATCTATCTCGCGCCGCCGCTCACGCTGGTTGCCGGTCTGCTGTGGCGTGATGCCCCCGCCGCGTGGGCGGGCGGGCTCGCCTGGCTGGTGATGGCGGGCAGCTATCTGCCGATGCTGCGCTACTACCGCCAGTCGCCCCTGCTCGCCCCGGCCCTGCCGTTCACGGCGCTGCTGTATCTGCTGATGACGGTCGACTCGGCGGTGCAGCACTACCGCGGGCGCGGCGCCGCCTGGAAGGGGCGGACCTATTCCAAGCCGGAACCGGAGCCAGGACCGGGTGCAGCCGGCGCCGCGGACGCCGGGACCGGGCCCGGCCTCCCGCCCGGAGCGGCGCAGGACCTCTGA
- a CDS encoding PaaX family transcriptional regulator codes for MAAEADEPAKGEPAAGSAQPRQFIVTVYGLYSRTEGGWLSVATLIGLLAELGIEAPAVRSSISRLKRRGLLRAERRNGSAGYALSDEGLSVLREGDRRIFRRDRATPADGWLLAVFSVPESERSKRHLMRSRLTRLGFGTASAGVYIAPAHLYDATAEMLRRLELDGYADLFRADHLAFGPLDEKVREWWDLDQLELLYGEFVRKHAGVPDRLPAGGEGHDGTGSGAAERDAFVDYVRVLTDWRQLPYLDPGLPAELLPDDWVGIRAAELFFTLQSRLENDARAYVASRP; via the coding sequence ATCGCAGCAGAAGCGGATGAACCCGCGAAGGGGGAGCCAGCAGCCGGTTCCGCGCAGCCACGGCAGTTCATCGTGACGGTGTACGGCCTGTACTCCAGGACCGAGGGCGGCTGGCTCTCGGTGGCGACCCTGATCGGGCTGCTCGCGGAACTGGGCATCGAGGCTCCCGCCGTACGGTCGTCGATCTCCCGGCTGAAGCGCCGGGGCCTCCTTCGGGCCGAACGGCGCAACGGCTCGGCGGGGTACGCACTCTCCGACGAGGGCCTTTCGGTCCTGCGGGAGGGCGACCGCCGGATCTTCCGCCGGGACCGCGCGACACCGGCCGACGGGTGGCTGCTCGCGGTCTTCTCGGTACCGGAGTCCGAGCGCAGCAAGCGGCATCTGATGCGCTCCCGGCTGACCCGGCTCGGTTTCGGCACGGCCTCCGCCGGGGTCTACATCGCTCCGGCGCATCTGTACGACGCCACGGCCGAGATGCTGCGCCGCCTGGAACTGGACGGCTACGCCGACCTCTTCCGCGCCGACCATCTGGCGTTCGGCCCGCTGGACGAGAAGGTCCGGGAATGGTGGGATCTCGACCAACTGGAGCTGCTGTACGGCGAGTTCGTCCGGAAGCACGCAGGGGTGCCGGACCGCCTGCCGGCCGGGGGCGAGGGCCACGACGGAACCGGCTCCGGAGCTGCCGAGCGGGACGCGTTCGTGGACTACGTCCGCGTGCTGACCGACTGGCGGCAGCTCCCGTACCTCGATCCGGGGCTCCCGGCGGAGCTGCTTCCGGACGACTGGGTCGGGATCCGGGCCGCCGAGCTGTTCTTCACGCTCCAGTCCCGGCTGGAGAACGACGCGCGCGCCTATGTCGCAAGCAGGCCCTGA
- the lnt gene encoding apolipoprotein N-acyltransferase has product MSAPTTPTAESERLAPQPADEPRGRRLARRLVRPAAAAASGLLLYASFPPRPLWWLAPVAFAVLGLALHGRRARTGLGLGYLAGLGYLLPLLVWTGVEVGPGPWLGLAAVEALFIAVAGAGIAYVSRLPLGPLWAAAVWIAVEAARARVPFGGFPWGKVAFGQPEGVFLPLAAVGGTPLLGFAVVLCGFGLGELVRRWATLRHFADRRIVTAAVLAVAPVAAGFAALPLVSTSAQDGTATVALIQGDVPRMGLDFATQRRAVLDHHVKETLKLAAEVKAGRAKQPDLVLWPENSSDIDPYLNADAYDEIDEAAKAIKAPISVGAVVTPDNGAGSPLNQQILWDPKKGPVDTYNKRQLQPFGEYMPYRSFFRLFSSDVDLVRKDFVPGHKAADFDMAGTRVGPVTCYEAAFDWAVRDQVKAGAQIISVPSNNATFDRSEMTYQQLAMSRVRAVEHSRAVMVPVTTGVSAVIRPDGSVAQKTKMFTADALVADVPKRSSQTPATRMGTLPEWLLVALGAGGVGWAAARSVRRRKA; this is encoded by the coding sequence GTGAGCGCCCCCACCACACCCACGGCCGAGTCCGAGCGGCTCGCCCCGCAGCCCGCCGACGAGCCGCGCGGACGACGGCTGGCCCGCCGCCTCGTACGGCCCGCCGCCGCTGCCGCGTCCGGCCTGCTGCTGTACGCCAGCTTTCCGCCGCGGCCCTTGTGGTGGCTGGCCCCCGTCGCCTTCGCCGTACTGGGGCTCGCCCTGCACGGGCGCCGGGCCCGGACGGGACTCGGCCTCGGCTACCTCGCGGGCCTCGGGTACCTCCTGCCGCTCCTTGTCTGGACGGGCGTCGAGGTCGGACCAGGCCCCTGGCTGGGCCTGGCGGCGGTCGAAGCGCTCTTCATCGCTGTCGCGGGCGCGGGCATCGCGTACGTCTCCCGGCTGCCGCTCGGGCCGCTCTGGGCCGCCGCGGTGTGGATCGCCGTCGAAGCGGCCCGTGCCCGGGTGCCGTTCGGCGGGTTCCCCTGGGGGAAGGTGGCCTTCGGGCAGCCCGAGGGCGTCTTCCTGCCGCTGGCCGCCGTCGGAGGGACGCCGCTGCTCGGCTTCGCCGTCGTCCTCTGCGGCTTCGGCCTGGGTGAGCTGGTACGCCGCTGGGCCACTCTGCGGCACTTCGCGGACCGCCGGATCGTCACCGCCGCCGTCCTCGCCGTCGCGCCGGTCGCCGCCGGGTTCGCCGCGCTGCCGCTGGTCAGTACCAGCGCCCAGGACGGCACGGCCACGGTCGCCCTCATCCAGGGGGACGTGCCCCGGATGGGCCTCGACTTCGCCACCCAGCGCCGCGCGGTGCTCGACCACCATGTGAAGGAGACGCTGAAGCTGGCTGCCGAGGTGAAGGCGGGCCGGGCCAAGCAGCCGGATCTGGTGCTGTGGCCGGAGAACTCGTCGGACATCGACCCGTACCTCAACGCCGACGCGTACGACGAGATCGACGAGGCGGCCAAGGCGATCAAGGCGCCCATCTCGGTCGGTGCCGTCGTCACCCCGGACAACGGGGCGGGTTCGCCGCTCAACCAGCAGATCCTCTGGGACCCCAAGAAGGGCCCCGTCGACACGTACAACAAGCGCCAGCTCCAGCCGTTCGGCGAGTACATGCCCTACCGGTCGTTCTTCCGGCTCTTCAGCTCCGACGTGGATCTGGTCCGCAAGGACTTCGTGCCCGGGCACAAGGCGGCCGACTTCGACATGGCGGGCACCAGGGTGGGCCCTGTCACTTGTTACGAGGCCGCGTTCGACTGGGCCGTACGGGATCAGGTGAAGGCGGGGGCGCAGATCATCTCCGTACCGAGCAACAACGCCACCTTCGACCGCAGCGAGATGACCTACCAGCAGCTCGCGATGTCGCGGGTACGGGCCGTCGAGCACAGCAGGGCCGTGATGGTCCCCGTCACCACCGGGGTGAGCGCGGTCATCCGGCCGGACGGATCGGTCGCTCAGAAGACCAAGATGTTCACCGCCGACGCGCTGGTGGCCGATGTGCCGAAGCGCTCGTCGCAGACCCCGGCCACCCGGATGGGAACGCTTCCCGAGTGGCTGCTCGTCGCGCTCGGCGCGGGCGGCGTCGGCTGGGCGGCCGCCCGCTCGGTGCGGCGGCGCAAGGCGTGA
- a CDS encoding wax ester/triacylglycerol synthase domain-containing protein, giving the protein MTVPLRPTSMDLTMHTMAQAHPSISQTIGVILHLDGDAPPLGELRRYVASHLEHMPRLTHYLRGPGLKARWHHDPSPDLNNRVREQHCPSGEQHLEAALTDLVARPLPGTGPLWDIWLLAGYAPGRYSICLRAHHSTQDGMGMVGTLTTLFGTAPAPTEQRAPRAGARAYLGTMRDMLSASATHNVWNDTALPLTGNRDISWAHVPSHRLRNAATARGGDTNDGFLAALSGALRTWTSQSWPRGADRPLPAITMVNTRRAGEQDRPGNHIAFAPALLPCQEPTADGRLDQVIAATRTVKDPGRHRAMRSLMDAVPVRAFQALATRMTTPDRSAITTSYLAVSRPLRYRLDPVTRIQPFNWLPRHQPASIVACSYNDVTSVCFVTDAALPGLDELPGLFHDAVDELPQPQDDPQAGRAAGQPPRTGVTFPAPAADRDATPVIDFKLIKDILVQQGSLPAAPIALRATQAQAGIDSLAIAVLSMTLEDRMGVVITETELAQAPTVADLVSLVARRAASRSDHESPGEQSPHPPSDRTHAVPEA; this is encoded by the coding sequence GTGACCGTGCCCCTTCGTCCCACCTCCATGGACTTGACCATGCACACCATGGCTCAGGCCCATCCCTCGATCTCCCAGACGATCGGAGTGATCCTCCACCTGGACGGAGACGCTCCTCCCCTCGGCGAACTCCGCCGGTATGTCGCCTCCCATCTGGAGCACATGCCACGCCTGACCCACTACCTCCGCGGCCCCGGACTCAAAGCCCGCTGGCACCACGACCCTTCCCCCGACCTGAACAACCGCGTCCGCGAGCAGCACTGCCCATCGGGCGAGCAGCACCTCGAAGCGGCCCTGACCGACCTCGTCGCGCGCCCCTTGCCCGGCACGGGCCCGCTGTGGGACATCTGGCTGCTCGCCGGATACGCCCCCGGCCGGTATTCCATCTGCCTGCGAGCGCACCACAGCACCCAGGACGGCATGGGCATGGTCGGTACCCTGACCACTCTGTTCGGCACCGCGCCCGCGCCGACCGAGCAGCGCGCGCCCCGGGCAGGCGCCAGAGCCTACCTGGGCACCATGCGCGACATGCTCTCCGCAAGCGCCACCCACAACGTCTGGAACGACACCGCACTGCCCCTCACCGGCAACCGTGACATCAGCTGGGCGCATGTACCCAGCCACCGGTTGCGGAACGCCGCCACGGCCCGCGGCGGCGACACGAACGACGGCTTCCTGGCAGCCCTCAGCGGAGCCCTGCGCACGTGGACATCACAATCCTGGCCCCGGGGAGCCGACAGGCCGCTTCCCGCCATCACGATGGTCAATACGCGCCGCGCCGGGGAACAGGACCGGCCCGGAAACCACATCGCCTTCGCCCCCGCGCTCCTCCCCTGCCAGGAGCCGACAGCTGACGGCCGACTCGACCAAGTCATCGCCGCCACCCGCACCGTGAAGGACCCGGGCCGCCACAGGGCCATGCGCTCCCTGATGGATGCCGTCCCCGTACGCGCCTTCCAGGCTCTGGCGACCCGGATGACCACACCCGACCGGTCCGCCATCACCACTTCCTACCTCGCCGTCTCCCGGCCCCTTCGCTACCGGCTGGATCCCGTCACCCGTATCCAGCCCTTCAACTGGCTCCCACGGCACCAGCCGGCCTCGATCGTGGCCTGCAGCTACAACGACGTCACCAGCGTCTGCTTTGTCACCGACGCCGCTCTCCCCGGACTGGACGAGCTGCCCGGTCTCTTCCACGACGCTGTGGACGAACTCCCGCAGCCTCAGGACGACCCGCAGGCGGGCAGGGCGGCGGGCCAACCTCCCCGCACCGGCGTGACGTTCCCGGCACCCGCCGCTGACCGCGATGCCACACCTGTCATCGATTTCAAGCTCATCAAAGACATTCTGGTCCAACAGGGAAGTCTGCCGGCTGCACCGATCGCTCTCCGGGCCACGCAGGCACAAGCCGGCATCGACTCCCTGGCCATTGCCGTGCTGTCGATGACACTTGAGGACCGGATGGGCGTCGTGATCACCGAAACCGAGCTGGCTCAGGCACCCACCGTGGCCGACCTGGTCAGCCTGGTGGCGCGACGGGCAGCGTCACGCTCCGACCACGAGAGCCCGGGAGAACAGAGCCCTCACCCACCGTCGGACCGCACACACGCCGTACCTGAGGCGTAG
- a CDS encoding 3-hydroxybutyrate dehydrogenase, which yields MTIHTAPASAPAPLGLDLAGRTALVTGAAGGIGAACALRLAAAGASVRAVDRDEAGLETLAGRATGLPGAVEPYGLDLTDLDAAERAAAGTDVLVNNAGLQLVRPIEDFPPEVFHTILTVMLEAPFRLIRGALPHMYGQGWGRIVNLSSVHGLRASAYKSAYVSAKHGLEGLSKTAALEGAPHGVTSNCVNPGYVRTPLVEQQIADQAATHGIPRERVVSEVMLKESALKRLVEPDEVAEAVAYLCTPQAAFITGTSLSLDGGWTAR from the coding sequence ATGACCATCCACACCGCTCCCGCGTCCGCGCCTGCCCCGCTCGGTCTCGATCTCGCGGGCCGTACCGCGCTCGTCACCGGGGCCGCGGGCGGCATCGGCGCCGCCTGTGCGCTCCGCCTCGCCGCCGCCGGTGCCTCGGTGCGGGCCGTCGACCGCGACGAGGCCGGGCTCGAAACGCTCGCCGGCCGGGCCACCGGGCTGCCCGGAGCCGTCGAGCCGTACGGGCTCGACCTGACCGATCTCGACGCCGCCGAGCGGGCCGCCGCCGGTACGGACGTCCTCGTCAACAACGCGGGCCTGCAACTGGTGCGGCCCATCGAGGACTTCCCGCCCGAGGTCTTCCACACCATCCTCACCGTGATGCTGGAAGCACCCTTCCGGCTGATCAGGGGCGCCCTCCCGCACATGTACGGACAGGGCTGGGGCCGGATCGTCAACCTCTCGTCCGTGCACGGGCTGCGGGCCTCCGCGTACAAGTCCGCGTACGTGTCGGCCAAGCACGGGCTCGAAGGGCTCTCCAAGACGGCAGCGCTCGAAGGTGCCCCGCACGGTGTGACGTCGAACTGCGTGAACCCCGGCTATGTGCGCACCCCGCTGGTCGAGCAGCAGATCGCCGACCAGGCCGCCACCCACGGGATCCCGCGTGAGCGGGTGGTCAGCGAGGTGATGCTGAAGGAATCAGCGCTCAAACGGCTTGTCGAGCCGGACGAGGTCGCCGAGGCCGTGGCTTATCTCTGCACACCTCAGGCCGCGTTCATCACCGGCACCTCACTCTCGCTCGACGGCGGATGGACCGCGCGTTAG